One stretch of Candidatus Binatia bacterium DNA includes these proteins:
- the ilvN gene encoding acetolactate synthase small subunit, which translates to MRHTISVLVENEFGVLSRVAGLFSARAFNIESLTVAETLDPTVSRITLVTRGDDRVVEQIEKQLNKLIGVIYVSDFTGTPHVEREMALVKVRADQHTRAEVMNIVDIFRGKVIDVGPQSFIVEVTGDEEKLAALINLLRPLGILEIVRTGKVAMHRGARLMVPEELPPEEKEENVA; encoded by the coding sequence GTGCGGCATACAATTTCTGTTCTTGTCGAAAACGAGTTCGGGGTTCTCTCGCGTGTGGCCGGGCTGTTCAGCGCCCGTGCGTTCAACATCGAGAGTCTGACCGTAGCCGAAACACTCGATCCCACGGTTTCGCGAATCACCCTGGTGACCCGTGGGGACGACCGTGTGGTGGAACAAATCGAGAAACAACTGAACAAGTTGATTGGTGTCATTTATGTGAGTGACTTTACGGGCACGCCGCACGTCGAGCGGGAAATGGCTCTGGTGAAAGTTCGGGCGGACCAGCACACGCGTGCGGAGGTCATGAACATCGTGGATATTTTTCGCGGCAAGGTGATCGATGTGGGTCCCCAGTCGTTCATCGTCGAGGTGACCGGCGACGAAGAAAAACTGGCTGCATTGATCAACTTGCTTCGTCCCCTGGGTATCTTGGAAATCGTGCGGACCGGTAAGGTCGCCATGCATCGAGGCGCCCGCTTGATGGTGCCCGAAGAACTACCTCCGGAAGAAAAGGAAGAGAACGTCGCATGA
- the ilvC gene encoding ketol-acid reductoisomerase (NADP(+)) — MMKVYKDADAKPQYLEGKKVAVIGYGSQGHAHAQNLRDSGIEVAVGLHRGGSSWPKAEAAGFTVMDTAEAARWGDIVMVLVPDEVAGNLYASEIAPGMTAGKYLAFGHGFNIHFRRIVPEPEVNVFMVAPKGPGHLVRSEFQKGRGVPCLLAVHQDPSGDTKEVALAYAQAIGGTRAGVLETTFKDETETDLFGEQAVLCGGLTELIRAGYETLVQAGYPEEMAYFECVHEVKLIVDLIYEGGIANMRYSISNTAEYGDMTRGPRVITQESRAAMKKILENIQSGAFAKEWITEYECGMPHFNELRKAAAKHPIEEVGARLRALMPWLASNRLVDKSKN, encoded by the coding sequence ATGATGAAAGTGTACAAAGACGCGGACGCCAAGCCCCAATACCTCGAGGGCAAGAAAGTTGCGGTGATTGGCTATGGCAGCCAAGGGCACGCGCACGCGCAGAATTTGCGCGACAGCGGCATCGAGGTGGCGGTCGGACTGCATCGCGGTGGGAGTTCCTGGCCCAAGGCCGAGGCGGCCGGCTTTACAGTGATGGACACAGCCGAGGCTGCGCGTTGGGGCGATATTGTCATGGTGCTCGTGCCCGACGAGGTGGCCGGCAACTTGTACGCCAGCGAAATTGCTCCGGGAATGACTGCGGGCAAGTACCTCGCGTTCGGCCACGGCTTCAACATTCACTTCCGGCGCATCGTACCCGAGCCCGAGGTCAATGTGTTCATGGTGGCACCGAAAGGGCCCGGACACTTGGTGCGCAGCGAATTCCAAAAAGGGCGCGGCGTGCCCTGCCTTCTGGCTGTTCACCAAGACCCCAGCGGCGACACGAAGGAGGTCGCGCTGGCCTATGCCCAGGCCATTGGCGGAACTCGTGCGGGGGTGTTGGAGACGACCTTCAAAGACGAAACGGAAACGGATCTGTTCGGCGAGCAAGCCGTGTTGTGCGGCGGCCTGACGGAGCTGATCCGCGCTGGGTACGAGACTCTCGTCCAGGCTGGCTATCCGGAAGAGATGGCGTACTTCGAGTGTGTCCACGAGGTGAAACTGATTGTGGACCTGATTTACGAAGGCGGAATCGCCAACATGCGCTACTCCATCTCCAACACGGCCGAGTATGGAGACATGACCCGGGGGCCGCGCGTGATCACGCAGGAAAGCCGGGCGGCCATGAAGAAGATCCTGGAGAACATCCAAAGCGGCGCGTTCGCGAAGGAGTGGATCACCGAGTACGAGTGCGGAATGCCGCACTTCAACGAGCTGCGCAAAGCCGCGGCCAAGCATCCGATCGAAGAGGTCGGCGCGCGCTTGCGGGCGTTAATGCCTTGGCTGGCGAGCAATCGGCTCGTGGACAAAAGCAAAAACTAG
- the psd gene encoding phosphatidylserine decarboxylase proenzyme: protein MGRISSHDAATDQPLNVFGLPLAREGLPHIIAAMFLTVVLGLFFGIAGAVLGILLFALVVNFFRDPERIPPRDPLAIVAPADGKVIQIADIEDTRFLSAPATRVSIFMSPLDVHVNRIPWSGQVLDVRYHPGKFFRAFADKASLDNEQTAVHVRDEEGRQLWFVQIAGLIARRIVCRLQPGDRVQRGQRYGMILFGSRADVYFPAGSVEVAVQLHQRTRAGETILARWR, encoded by the coding sequence GTGGGCCGAATTTCCTCGCACGACGCCGCCACCGATCAACCCCTCAACGTCTTCGGGCTACCGCTGGCGCGCGAGGGTCTGCCGCACATCATTGCGGCCATGTTTCTGACGGTCGTACTCGGCCTCTTTTTCGGCATTGCCGGCGCTGTCCTCGGAATTTTGCTGTTCGCACTCGTGGTGAACTTCTTCCGCGATCCGGAACGCATCCCGCCGAGGGATCCTCTGGCGATCGTTGCCCCGGCGGACGGCAAAGTCATTCAGATCGCCGACATCGAGGATACCCGTTTTCTCTCTGCGCCGGCCACGCGTGTGAGCATCTTCATGTCCCCTTTGGATGTGCACGTCAATCGGATTCCTTGGAGCGGGCAGGTGCTCGACGTGCGCTACCACCCGGGTAAATTTTTCCGTGCTTTTGCGGACAAAGCCTCGTTGGACAACGAGCAAACTGCCGTGCACGTGAGAGACGAAGAGGGCCGCCAGCTTTGGTTCGTGCAAATTGCCGGCTTGATCGCGCGCCGGATCGTTTGCCGGCTTCAGCCTGGAGATCGCGTGCAGCGCGGGCAGCGGTACGGGATGATCCTATTTGGCTCGCGTGCCGATGTGTATTTTCCTGCGGGCAGCGTGGAGGTCGCAGTGCAACTCCATCAGCGCACGCGCGCCGGTGAAACCATTCTCGCCCGATGGCGCTAG
- the pssA gene encoding CDP-diacylglycerol--serine O-phosphatidyltransferase, whose translation MALERSRPPLLQPLENGSPLRRGVYLLPNLLTTGGLFSGFYSVVASLHGDFQVAAIAILIANVFDALDGRVARLTRTATRFGIEYDSLADLVAFGVAPAMLIYCWALEPWGSWGWLAAALYLTCAALRLARFNVQFDSVEKRHFVGLPSPAAAEAIAATVLLFYRFGAYGPTDKHLLLLLVTYGLAGLMVSTFPYFSFKETDLLRRQPFWTLLVAIVLLKLLVAEPQVFLFLGFYTYALSGPVRLLWVMGRRMASRRKAHGSAGAAIPATAAEREDARGR comes from the coding sequence ATGGCGCTAGAACGGTCTCGTCCGCCCTTGCTCCAGCCACTGGAAAACGGCTCTCCGCTGCGCCGAGGGGTGTACCTTTTGCCCAATTTGCTCACCACCGGCGGGCTCTTCTCGGGCTTTTACTCCGTCGTGGCGAGCTTGCACGGGGACTTCCAGGTTGCCGCCATAGCCATTCTCATTGCCAATGTCTTCGATGCCCTCGATGGCCGCGTGGCGCGTTTGACCCGAACCGCCACGCGTTTCGGGATCGAGTACGATTCTCTGGCGGACCTGGTGGCTTTTGGCGTCGCTCCGGCGATGCTGATTTACTGCTGGGCGCTGGAGCCTTGGGGAAGTTGGGGCTGGCTTGCAGCCGCACTGTACCTCACGTGCGCGGCTTTGCGACTGGCCCGCTTCAATGTGCAATTCGATTCGGTGGAAAAACGCCACTTCGTCGGCTTGCCGAGTCCGGCTGCTGCCGAAGCCATTGCCGCAACGGTGCTGCTGTTTTACCGCTTTGGGGCCTATGGGCCGACGGACAAGCATTTGCTCTTGTTGTTGGTCACTTATGGATTGGCCGGTTTGATGGTCAGCACCTTTCCGTACTTCAGCTTCAAAGAAACCGACTTGTTGCGCCGGCAGCCGTTCTGGACGTTGCTCGTTGCCATTGTGCTTCTCAAACTTCTCGTTGCGGAGCCGCAAGTGTTCTTGTTCCTGGGTTTTTACACTTATGCCTTGTCGGGGCCGGTTCGACTGCTCTGGGTCATGGGCCGCCGAATGGCCTCGCGCCGCAAGGCTCATGGGAGTGCGGGAGCAGCGATTCCGGCCACTGCGGCCGAGAGAGAGGACGCCCGAGGGCGTTGA
- the lipZ gene encoding putative hydrolase LipZ codes for MELPADVQRVFDEWGRRGHFCTLAEGHRIFAVQEGSGPDVVLVHGFPSTSHDFAAALPEIVGLNRRVLTWDHLGFGFSDKPTDPAVSYSLLDQARRAGEIVAAHGVRRARVIGHDMGLTIAVEMLCLQHEGKLPFEIEALVMCNGSHLIELARLTPLQYALMTDEGAAEFARTYDPERFAQGFRFLWADPSRTPDVDIRAIAYWIPWNEGLQVIGRIARYNIERRTYAKRWREIFTRIKIPMRVVWGEFDPIAVPAIGEKLAEMARTHCWIMRNVGHYPQMEAPSDWVDLVMSN; via the coding sequence ATGGAACTGCCTGCAGATGTCCAGCGCGTGTTCGACGAGTGGGGCCGCCGAGGGCACTTTTGCACTCTTGCGGAGGGGCATCGGATTTTTGCCGTGCAAGAAGGATCGGGGCCCGATGTCGTCCTGGTGCACGGGTTTCCATCTACGAGCCACGATTTCGCCGCGGCCCTGCCGGAAATCGTGGGACTGAATCGGCGCGTGCTGACCTGGGACCACCTGGGCTTTGGGTTTTCGGACAAACCCACCGATCCTGCCGTTTCCTATTCCCTCCTGGATCAAGCCCGCCGCGCTGGGGAAATTGTGGCGGCCCACGGCGTACGGCGGGCGCGTGTGATCGGGCACGATATGGGATTGACCATCGCCGTGGAAATGCTGTGCTTGCAACACGAAGGGAAACTCCCATTCGAGATCGAGGCGTTGGTGATGTGCAACGGCAGCCACCTCATCGAGCTGGCCCGGTTGACGCCGTTGCAGTACGCGCTGATGACCGACGAGGGTGCCGCCGAGTTTGCCCGCACGTATGACCCCGAGCGGTTCGCGCAGGGCTTTCGGTTTCTATGGGCAGACCCGAGTCGTACGCCCGACGTGGACATTCGTGCGATTGCGTACTGGATTCCGTGGAACGAGGGGCTGCAAGTGATCGGCCGCATTGCCCGTTACAACATCGAGCGGCGCACGTACGCCAAGCGGTGGCGCGAAATTTTCACGCGCATCAAGATTCCCATGCGCGTTGTGTGGGGAGAATTCGACCCGATCGCCGTGCCGGCAATCGGGGAAAAGCTTGCCGAAATGGCCCGGACTCACTGCTGGATCATGCGTAACGTGGGCCACTATCCGCAAATGGAAGCGCCGTCGGACTGGGTGGATTTGGTGATGAGCAACTGA
- a CDS encoding amidohydrolase: MVLEPFDLPRIRGVTNTDMEFVVDADGHVLEPPDLWERYIDPEWRDKAIRIRRGEDGRDYLEVEGRPARLTTPEMLGGIGGMGLTLEQLAEAATSGRYLAYAPPAAYDATARLALLDRQGITHAVLYPTLGLQWEAEVTDPAYALAHCQAYNRWIEDFCADSGGRLVPVAHLSLGDARAAAAELRRAVAGGARGGFLLPFTLDGLPHGHPDHDPLWEAAQELDVPIAIHTGVDPPSRSLHHRFDGVSWPEGIPALIWYLQMLFPQAVQQAFSTFFQFATFDRFPGLKIVVLESGAGWLPYWMDRMDALYSGSLRITMALREKPSVYVRRQCWIAADPDESFLPAVIESVGSERVLWASDFPHSDHTGDYVKELDHLCRRLTRESAVHLRGRNAASLYKLDESTRLR; encoded by the coding sequence ATGGTGTTGGAACCCTTTGACCTGCCCCGCATCCGTGGGGTAACCAACACCGACATGGAATTCGTCGTGGACGCTGACGGCCACGTGCTCGAGCCCCCGGACTTGTGGGAACGGTACATAGATCCCGAGTGGCGGGACAAAGCCATTCGTATTCGTCGCGGCGAAGACGGCCGCGACTATTTGGAGGTCGAGGGCCGTCCGGCCCGACTGACCACGCCGGAGATGCTCGGCGGCATTGGTGGGATGGGCCTGACGCTGGAGCAACTCGCAGAAGCAGCAACATCGGGGCGGTATCTGGCGTACGCTCCTCCGGCCGCCTACGACGCAACAGCGCGCCTGGCACTCTTAGATCGCCAGGGGATCACCCACGCCGTCCTCTACCCCACGCTCGGTTTGCAATGGGAAGCCGAAGTCACCGATCCCGCATATGCGCTGGCGCACTGCCAGGCGTACAATCGTTGGATCGAGGACTTCTGTGCTGACTCTGGCGGGCGCTTAGTGCCGGTAGCGCACCTGAGTCTAGGCGATGCTCGTGCCGCCGCTGCCGAGCTTCGCCGTGCGGTTGCCGGCGGTGCGCGCGGCGGTTTTCTGTTGCCGTTTACCCTCGATGGCCTTCCGCACGGGCACCCCGACCACGATCCGCTTTGGGAAGCAGCACAAGAGCTGGACGTTCCCATTGCCATTCACACAGGTGTGGATCCACCCAGTCGTAGCCTTCACCATCGCTTCGATGGCGTGTCGTGGCCCGAGGGGATCCCGGCGCTGATCTGGTATTTGCAAATGCTGTTTCCTCAAGCGGTGCAACAGGCGTTTTCGACGTTCTTCCAGTTTGCCACTTTCGACCGTTTTCCAGGCTTGAAGATCGTCGTGCTCGAGTCCGGTGCTGGGTGGCTCCCGTACTGGATGGATCGTATGGATGCTCTGTACAGTGGCTCCCTGCGGATCACCATGGCCTTGCGGGAAAAACCCAGTGTCTACGTTCGCCGCCAATGCTGGATTGCAGCGGACCCAGACGAAAGCTTTTTGCCGGCCGTGATCGAGTCGGTAGGTAGCGAGCGCGTTCTGTGGGCGAGCGATTTTCCGCACAGCGATCACACGGGCGACTATGTGAAGGAGCTCGACCACTTGTGCCGCCGACTCACCCGCGAATCTGCCGTGCACCTGCGAGGCCGTAATGCCGCCAGTCTCTACAAGCTCGACGAAAGCACGCGCCTGCGCTAG
- the pntB gene encoding NAD(P) transhydrogenase subunit beta: MSLAWINIAYLVAALLFIWGLKELAHPRTARRGNGIAAVGMLIAIVFTLLDRQILSYGAIFVALVLGSAIGAVLAYRIRMTAMPQMVALLNGFGGGASVLVAGAALIEAVGIVERPVTLQLTIATAASGLIGAVTFWGSLVAFAKLQEIMPGQPILLPGRHGINALLALATIVLGIGVIMQPEQLWLYWLVVLVASILGVLTVIPIGGADMPVVISLLNSYSGLAGCATGFVLNNNMLIIAGSLVGASGIILTQIMCKAMNRSLPNVLFGGVGVVAAAGTGQDDIYAGRIKAATAEEIAMLLDGARRVIIVPGYGMAVSQAQHAVRDLMRLLESRGTEVAFAIHPVAGRMPGHMNVLLAEADIPYEKMLTMEEANPLFEQTDVAIVIGANDVVNPLARDAASGPIAGMPILDVDKARTVVVVKRSLSPGFAGIPNPLFAADNTLMYFADGKKAIVDLINALKDF; this comes from the coding sequence GTGTCATTGGCCTGGATCAACATTGCGTACCTGGTCGCGGCCCTACTGTTCATTTGGGGCCTAAAAGAACTGGCCCATCCGCGCACGGCGCGGAGAGGCAACGGCATCGCGGCGGTTGGCATGCTAATCGCCATCGTGTTCACTTTGCTGGACCGACAGATCCTGTCTTACGGGGCGATTTTCGTTGCGCTGGTGCTGGGTTCGGCCATTGGGGCGGTGCTCGCTTACCGCATCCGCATGACCGCCATGCCGCAAATGGTGGCCCTGCTGAACGGTTTCGGAGGGGGCGCGTCCGTGCTCGTCGCCGGAGCTGCGCTCATCGAAGCAGTTGGTATCGTGGAGCGGCCGGTCACATTGCAACTCACGATCGCCACGGCAGCTTCGGGCTTGATCGGCGCGGTGACCTTTTGGGGTTCGCTTGTGGCCTTTGCGAAGCTTCAGGAAATCATGCCCGGGCAACCCATTCTGTTGCCCGGCCGCCATGGGATCAACGCACTCTTGGCACTTGCGACGATCGTGCTGGGGATCGGCGTGATCATGCAGCCGGAACAGTTGTGGCTCTACTGGCTCGTTGTTCTTGTCGCCTCGATACTGGGAGTTCTCACGGTGATACCGATTGGCGGGGCAGACATGCCGGTCGTGATCTCGCTCTTGAATTCGTACTCGGGCTTGGCGGGCTGCGCTACCGGATTCGTGTTGAACAACAACATGTTGATCATCGCCGGCTCGCTGGTAGGTGCGAGCGGGATCATCCTGACCCAGATCATGTGCAAAGCCATGAATCGCTCGCTTCCGAATGTCTTGTTTGGTGGGGTCGGCGTGGTCGCAGCGGCTGGTACAGGGCAGGACGACATTTACGCAGGCCGGATCAAAGCCGCAACCGCGGAAGAAATTGCCATGCTGTTGGACGGTGCGCGTCGTGTCATCATCGTACCTGGCTATGGCATGGCCGTGTCACAGGCCCAGCATGCGGTGCGCGATCTCATGCGTTTGCTGGAGTCGCGTGGAACCGAGGTGGCATTCGCCATCCACCCCGTGGCCGGACGCATGCCGGGACATATGAACGTGTTACTGGCCGAGGCGGACATCCCTTACGAAAAAATGCTCACCATGGAAGAGGCCAACCCGCTCTTCGAGCAGACCGACGTCGCCATTGTGATCGGTGCGAACGATGTTGTGAATCCACTCGCGCGGGACGCGGCCAGTGGTCCGATCGCGGGTATGCCGATTCTCGACGTGGACAAGGCGCGCACGGTGGTCGTGGTCAAGCGCTCACTGTCCCCAGGATTTGCCGGCATCCCTAACCCCCTCTTTGCCGCCGACAATACACTCATGTACTTCGCCGACGGAAAGAAGGCGATTGTGGACTTGATCAACGCCCTAAAGGATTTCTGA